In the genome of Tsukamurella paurometabola DSM 20162, the window TGCCCATCCCCGCAACCTTAGATCGACGTACCTGGATCCGGGTGCACGATGGAGCGCGGCGTCACAGCAGAATGCACAAAGTTTACTGATATGGAATCATGGTATTCATGATCGCACTCAAGACTCGTACCGCCCTCGCTGCCGTCGTCGCCGGAGCTTCCGTCGCCACCATGACCGCCGCTCCCGCCGTCGCTGATCCGGCCCGCGTGGTCGCGGGTCCGTTGTCGATCGATCGCGGCACCCTCGCGGGTTGGGAGATCACGGCCCCGGATGCGGAGGGCACCGTCGTGGCCGGAGTGAAGCTTGCGGGCAAGAACTGGGGTTCGCAGATCGAATTCGGCCCCTCCCTGGTGAAGGGGGCATCGACGGACGCCGTGGCTCGCACGATCGTCACCCGGAGCCTCGAGTCCGACGGCTACAAGGGCCTCAAGGGCCGCGTCGTGGGCGTGCAGGTGACGCCCACCTCCGTGTCCGGTGTCCCGGCCACTCGGGCTACCGCCGAGGTGCAGTTCGACGGTGCCCCGGTTCGGGCCGACCGCCTGCGGGTCGTCGTGGTCGACACCACGCCGCAGACCTACTTCCTCTCGGCCGTCCCCGTCGAGGCGCCCGACCGCCTGGGGCAGGCCGACGCCGCCGAGCGCAGCCTCGTCGCCGCACGCTGAGCGTGACCGCCGCGCCGGGTACCGACCAACCCGTCGGTGCCCGGCGCGGCGTCGTGACGGCGATGTGGATCGTCGAGAGGTTGCGGACCTGACATGTCGACGTGGGACATCGCGCGGGCCGTCGTCGCCGCCGGCTGCGCTCTGCTCGCATTCCGGCAGTTCGGCATCGGTTTCCGTGCCGCCTGCGAGTGCGATGAGGTGTTCGGAGACGAATACCGCGCCCTGCGCCGGACCTACTGGCGCAGCGGCGGCTACCTGGTCCTGTGGGCCGGTGCCGCCGGACTCGTGGGCTTCAATCCCGCCATCGGGGCAGGCTTCGCCCTCATGATGGGGCCACTCCTGGTGGCGAACGCCTTCCAGATGACGGACTTCCTGCAGCCAGTCGAGATTCACGAGGCGAAGCGACCCAAGGACGACTGAAACACCGCCGACGCGGCGGTGCGATTTGCCCTATTCTGGTGGGGGTACGGCATTGACGACCCCGAAGGAATGATGAGACGCGCCTCGCGCAAACGCCGAAGACCCGACTCGCCCGCCCAGGGCCCTGACCGTTCGCTGCGGGGGTGTCACACTCCGTGCTAGCCGTCCTGAGCATCCTCGCGGGCATCGTGGTGGTGCTGCTCATCACCGCCTTCACCGGCTACTTCGTAGCCCAGGAATTCGCATACATGGCCGTCGACCGGTCGCGCCTGAAGGCGCGGGCCGAAACCGGCGATCCCGCAGCGAACCGCGCTCTGTCCGTCACCAAGCGGACCTCGTTCATGCTCTCCGGGGCCCAGCTCGGCATCACCGTCACCGGCCTCCTGGTCGGCTACGTGGCCGAACCCCTCATCGGTCAAGGCCTGGGCACACTGCTCGGCGGTGTGGGCGTGCCGTCCGCCGTGGGCATCGCGATCGGCGCGATTGCCGCGGTGGGCCTGTCGACCGTCGCGCAAATGGTGTTCGGAGAACTGTTCCCGAAGAATCTCGCCATCTCTCGGCCGGAACCCGTTGCGCTCCAGCTATCCCTGTCGACCACGATCTACCTGAAGGTGTTCGGCTGGCTCATCCGCTTCTTCGACGCCGCCTCCAACGTACTGCTGCGCGCGGTGCGGATCGAACCCGTGCACGATGTGGAGCACTCGGCCACCCCGCGCGACCTCGAACACATCGTGGCCGCCTCCCGTGATGCCGGTGAACTCCCAGCCGAACTGTCCACACTGCTCGACAGGATTCTCGATTTCCCCACGCACACAGCCGAACATGCCATGATCCCGCGCTCGCGGGTCGACGTGGTCCCTGCCGGTGAACCCGCGGGAGCCGTCCTCGATCGCATGGCGGACGGACACACCCGGTACCCGGTGGTCGGTGCGACGTCCGACGACCTGATCGGTGTGATCACCCTGCACGACCTGCTCACCGACACTTCAGGCACCGCGGCCACTCGCTGCCGGCCGGCGGTGGTGGTCCCCGCCTCCCTGCCGTTACCCGCCGTGGTGGCCCAGCTCGCCGACGCGCGGCAGGAGATGGCGCTGGTGATCGACGAGTACGGCGGTTTCGACGGTGTGGTGACCGTCGAGGACATCGCCGAGGAGCTGGTCGGTGAGATCGACGACGAACACGATCCCGGAGCCGCTGATCCGGCGGTTCCGGAGGGCGAAGGCTGGCTGGTGCGCGGAGACCTGCACATTGATGAGCTCGAACGCCTTCTCGACCTCGACCTCGAACCCGGAGATTACGAGACGATCGGCGGCGCGGTGATCACCCGCCTCGCCGCCCTCCCGCGACCGGGCGACACCGTCGACCTGCCGGTCGTACCCGAACCGCCCAACCTACTCGACGACGCACCGCCGCAACGATTCCTGCGAGCAGAGGTACGCACCGTCGAGCGGCGCGTACCGGACCGCGTGCACCTGACCGTGCGAACCGAGGAGGCCGGCGATGGATAACCCGTGGGTGATCGTCGCGATCACGGTGGCACTCATCGGTGCCAGCGCGTTCTTCGTGGCGGTGGAGTTCTCGCTGATCGCGGTGCGCCGCAATCGACTCGAGGACAACGCCGGATCGAGCCGGTCGGCGCGGGCCGCGCTGCGCAGCTCTCAGGAACTGTCGCTGCTGCTCGCCGGATCCCAATTGGGTATCACGGTGTGCACCCTGGCGCTCGGCGCCATCACCAAACCCGCGGTCGACACATGGCTCACACCGGTGTTGGAGAGCACCGGAATGCCTCCGTGGACGGCCGATGTCGGTGCCTTCCTGCTGGCGCTGTTCATCGTGACCTTCCTGCATCTGGTGGTGGGCGAGATGGCGCCGAAATCGTGGGCGATCGCGCACCCGGAACGGTCGGCGGTAATGCTGGCGCTGCCCATGCGGGGCTTCATGACGGTGACCCGGCCGCTGCTCGTGGTGCTCAACAACACGGCGAACGCGTGCCTGCGGAAGGTGGGCGTGACCCCGGTCAACGAGGTGGAATCGGGTCAGGACCCGGCCGCACTGCGTCAACTGGTGCAACATTCCGCCACCGTCGGCGCCCTGAACGAGCAGTACTCCGGACACCTCACCAGTGCATTGGAGCTGGAGGCACTGACCCTCGGCGACATCGCCCGGTGGGATGTGCCGCCGTCGGCGGTTGCGCCGTCGGCCACGCCGGAGCGGATTCGCGCCGTGGCCGATTCCACCGGTCACCTGCGATTGCTCGTCGGCGACGGTGCCGTGGCGCTCGGCATGGTGCACGTCCGCGACAGCCTGCATGCACCCGACGACGCCACCGCCGCAGAACTGATGCGCCCAGTGCTGTTCCTGGCCGCCGATGAGCCCGCCTACGCGGCACTCGGATTCATGCGGGAATCGCGAACCCACCTGGTCGTGGTGCGGCGGCAGGACGGCGACACCGCGGTGGTCACGCTCTCCGATCTCCTCGGGCGGTTGATGCCGGCGGCATCCTAGGAGCCCGCAGTCGACGCCCGGTCACTTGAAGCGCTCGACGCGGCCGAGCCGGTGGAGGCAGGCGACGCACCCGACCCGGCGGACTCTCCCGTGCCGGA includes:
- a CDS encoding hemolysin family protein, which encodes MLAVLSILAGIVVVLLITAFTGYFVAQEFAYMAVDRSRLKARAETGDPAANRALSVTKRTSFMLSGAQLGITVTGLLVGYVAEPLIGQGLGTLLGGVGVPSAVGIAIGAIAAVGLSTVAQMVFGELFPKNLAISRPEPVALQLSLSTTIYLKVFGWLIRFFDAASNVLLRAVRIEPVHDVEHSATPRDLEHIVAASRDAGELPAELSTLLDRILDFPTHTAEHAMIPRSRVDVVPAGEPAGAVLDRMADGHTRYPVVGATSDDLIGVITLHDLLTDTSGTAATRCRPAVVVPASLPLPAVVAQLADARQEMALVIDEYGGFDGVVTVEDIAEELVGEIDDEHDPGAADPAVPEGEGWLVRGDLHIDELERLLDLDLEPGDYETIGGAVITRLAALPRPGDTVDLPVVPEPPNLLDDAPPQRFLRAEVRTVERRVPDRVHLTVRTEEAGDG
- a CDS encoding hemolysin family protein, translated to MDNPWVIVAITVALIGASAFFVAVEFSLIAVRRNRLEDNAGSSRSARAALRSSQELSLLLAGSQLGITVCTLALGAITKPAVDTWLTPVLESTGMPPWTADVGAFLLALFIVTFLHLVVGEMAPKSWAIAHPERSAVMLALPMRGFMTVTRPLLVVLNNTANACLRKVGVTPVNEVESGQDPAALRQLVQHSATVGALNEQYSGHLTSALELEALTLGDIARWDVPPSAVAPSATPERIRAVADSTGHLRLLVGDGAVALGMVHVRDSLHAPDDATAAELMRPVLFLAADEPAYAALGFMRESRTHLVVVRRQDGDTAVVTLSDLLGRLMPAAS